One genomic region from Edaphobacter dinghuensis encodes:
- a CDS encoding carboxypeptidase regulatory-like domain-containing protein: MLRTLFAASLAIPLAITFAPVSAIAQSDSSAVSGTVTDPSGAVVANAQIILRNEGTGVENTVTSNESGQYTVPNVRPGTYTVTVEAAGFQTYKTSGVQVDPSIAKRVDAPMKVGNTSSSIVVEANSNSVQTESAVLGQLVTQEQVKSIQLNGRNPMYLAQMEPGVVRNAPMANFNFGLDNGLNIGGSRSQESLLTLDGAPMVRTRSNGTSVGVADVDTTSQVQVLTGSYQAEYGRSDGGQVRMVPKSGTSDFHGAAYEYLRNNFFNANEWYRKLPSNPIATQQHPQAFRYNQFGWNINGPVYIPGHWNKNKEKLFFLFGQEWVKYNVGDVVTRVVPSVAMRNGDFSELLGSNAGLYGYAVGTQVYHPGTTTPYAGNIIPKSDLSANGVGLLNAFPVPNAATASYNWIDTAPAPQTQRKDTIVVDWVPADAHRIRLTILNYTFHQTSPHNGNFNLLPQKWSRPNQVAVLHYSWNINPTMVNEAIASAASDHVTIGVDTSSGLYDRTKYGINYPYLYGAATKDLPNKYPTIQLPGSFSLLDGTPYPSKSGGIVFTFADNLTKVWGNHTVKVGVSAEYSGENNKDQITVSNTPGSTNNQNGKFVFTDQRIGGATSKVGVANAALGLFDTYGEIGQRSYTLYRAWAYEGFAQDSWHVTPNLVIEAGMRYSFYNPYYAKWGNQSVFSQKDYNAGSAAVVSPINGTVSGTPEQLLNGVVIPGSGFPSSAKGHVSSDILANGYSFLFRGYDRQYSPTIKTNFQPRVGITYQVRPGTVLRAGGGRYIQRLGITDNVFTGGNTPFQPSSSVALGNVDNPGGAGTSANYPLLYSSQAYNYPSPESWNWNVTAEQELKSVGILTISYAGRKGVHLEELLNINQLQPGTLFQPQNLGVKYADTLRPYQGFYAINQATNGGGSIYHALQVNLRRRLVKGLLFGVAYTWSKSEDFGSSNGTKLPNTFDRNIMWGPSDFDHRHVFVTNFVYNIDQFNHSPNMFSRATLGHWQVSGTLQAQTGSPLSVTTGTDYAGVGPGSGAQYVWMKHATKTNKSFAGQTGTSKWFDTSAYVTSDSVLTTTYAGKFQARGARGVITGPGFQSYNAALNKSWVLIPGHENTALTFRAEAFNFLNHPTPDNPNLTYTSSQFGLSTTKGGANGNGGGQSAGNGYEAARQFQFSLRASF, translated from the coding sequence GTGTTGAGGACGCTTTTTGCAGCCTCACTGGCAATTCCACTTGCGATCACCTTCGCTCCAGTCAGTGCTATCGCTCAGTCTGACAGTTCCGCAGTATCGGGTACGGTTACCGACCCATCCGGCGCTGTGGTGGCCAATGCGCAGATCATCCTGCGCAACGAAGGCACCGGCGTCGAGAACACGGTTACCAGCAATGAGAGCGGCCAGTACACTGTTCCTAACGTTCGCCCTGGCACCTACACCGTGACGGTGGAAGCCGCGGGATTCCAGACGTACAAGACCAGCGGCGTACAGGTGGACCCCTCGATCGCCAAGCGCGTCGATGCGCCGATGAAGGTGGGCAATACCTCGAGCAGCATCGTTGTAGAGGCAAACTCCAACTCGGTGCAGACGGAGAGCGCTGTGCTCGGTCAGCTCGTAACCCAGGAGCAGGTCAAGAGCATTCAGCTCAACGGCCGTAATCCGATGTACCTGGCCCAGATGGAGCCGGGCGTCGTGCGTAATGCTCCGATGGCAAACTTCAACTTTGGCCTGGACAACGGTCTGAACATCGGCGGCTCGCGCAGCCAGGAGAGCCTGCTGACACTCGACGGCGCTCCGATGGTGCGTACCCGTTCCAACGGTACCAGCGTCGGTGTGGCTGACGTGGACACGACCAGCCAGGTACAGGTGCTGACTGGCAGCTACCAGGCCGAGTACGGACGCTCCGACGGCGGCCAGGTTCGCATGGTACCCAAGAGCGGCACCTCCGACTTCCACGGAGCGGCGTACGAGTATCTCCGCAACAACTTCTTCAACGCCAATGAGTGGTATCGCAAACTTCCATCTAATCCGATCGCGACTCAACAGCACCCCCAGGCGTTCCGCTACAACCAGTTTGGTTGGAATATCAATGGCCCCGTCTATATCCCGGGTCACTGGAACAAGAACAAGGAAAAGCTCTTCTTCCTCTTCGGACAGGAGTGGGTGAAGTACAACGTAGGTGACGTCGTAACACGTGTTGTGCCCTCCGTCGCCATGCGTAACGGTGACTTCAGCGAGTTGCTTGGCTCTAATGCCGGTCTGTATGGCTATGCTGTCGGGACCCAGGTGTATCACCCCGGCACCACTACACCGTATGCTGGCAATATCATCCCGAAATCAGATCTGAGCGCGAACGGAGTTGGCCTGCTGAATGCTTTCCCGGTGCCGAACGCGGCAACCGCCAGCTACAACTGGATCGATACCGCTCCGGCTCCGCAGACCCAGCGCAAGGATACGATTGTGGTGGACTGGGTTCCAGCCGATGCTCACCGCATCCGTCTGACCATCCTGAACTATACGTTCCACCAGACGTCGCCGCACAATGGCAACTTCAACCTGTTGCCGCAGAAGTGGAGCCGTCCGAACCAGGTTGCCGTTCTGCACTACTCGTGGAACATCAACCCAACGATGGTAAACGAAGCGATTGCCTCCGCTGCCTCCGACCACGTGACCATCGGTGTAGATACCTCCAGCGGTCTGTATGACCGCACCAAGTACGGCATCAATTATCCCTACCTGTACGGCGCTGCAACCAAGGACCTGCCGAACAAATACCCAACCATTCAGCTTCCGGGCAGCTTCAGCTTGCTGGACGGCACACCGTATCCGTCGAAGTCCGGCGGTATTGTGTTCACCTTCGCCGACAACCTGACCAAAGTATGGGGTAACCACACGGTGAAGGTCGGTGTCTCCGCTGAGTATTCCGGTGAAAACAATAAGGACCAGATCACCGTTTCGAACACGCCCGGTTCCACCAATAACCAGAACGGAAAGTTCGTGTTCACCGATCAACGCATTGGAGGTGCTACTTCCAAGGTGGGTGTCGCCAACGCAGCCCTGGGTCTGTTCGATACTTACGGTGAGATCGGTCAGCGCTCCTACACACTGTATCGCGCCTGGGCTTACGAAGGGTTTGCGCAGGATAGCTGGCACGTAACGCCAAACCTGGTGATCGAAGCCGGCATGCGTTACAGCTTCTACAATCCGTACTACGCCAAGTGGGGCAACCAGTCGGTCTTCAGCCAGAAGGACTACAACGCCGGCAGTGCGGCCGTCGTAAGCCCGATCAATGGAACCGTAAGCGGCACCCCAGAGCAGTTGTTGAACGGCGTGGTCATCCCAGGCAGCGGCTTCCCCTCGAGTGCAAAGGGCCACGTAAGCTCGGACATTCTGGCGAATGGGTACTCCTTCCTGTTCCGCGGATATGACCGTCAGTACTCACCCACCATCAAGACGAACTTCCAGCCCCGCGTCGGCATCACCTACCAGGTAAGGCCGGGAACTGTGCTTCGTGCAGGTGGTGGCCGCTACATTCAGCGTCTCGGCATTACGGACAACGTCTTCACCGGCGGCAACACGCCGTTCCAGCCTTCGTCTTCCGTAGCGCTGGGCAACGTAGACAATCCGGGCGGCGCCGGTACCTCCGCGAACTATCCGTTGCTGTACTCCTCGCAGGCCTATAACTATCCCAGCCCCGAGTCGTGGAACTGGAATGTGACGGCGGAGCAGGAGCTGAAGAGTGTGGGTATCCTTACCATCTCTTATGCCGGCCGCAAGGGTGTGCATCTGGAAGAGCTGTTGAACATCAACCAGCTTCAACCCGGAACGTTGTTTCAGCCGCAGAACCTGGGCGTGAAGTATGCGGATACGCTGCGTCCTTACCAGGGTTTCTACGCCATCAATCAAGCAACGAACGGAGGCGGATCTATATATCACGCACTGCAGGTTAATCTCCGTCGCCGCTTGGTGAAGGGGTTGCTGTTCGGTGTGGCTTATACCTGGTCCAAGTCGGAGGACTTCGGCTCCAGCAACGGCACCAAGCTGCCCAACACATTTGACAGGAACATTATGTGGGGACCGAGCGACTTCGATCACCGTCATGTGTTCGTGACAAACTTCGTTTACAATATCGACCAGTTCAACCACTCTCCGAATATGTTCAGCCGTGCCACCTTGGGCCACTGGCAGGTCTCCGGAACCTTACAGGCACAGACCGGCAGTCCTCTGAGTGTCACCACGGGCACAGACTACGCGGGTGTAGGCCCGGGTTCGGGAGCCCAGTATGTCTGGATGAAGCATGCCACGAAGACTAATAAGTCGTTTGCAGGTCAGACTGGTACTTCGAAGTGGTTTGATACTTCAGCCTATGTCACTTCGGACAGCGTGCTGACCACAACCTACGCGGGCAAGTTCCAGGCCCGTGGAGCTCGTGGTGTGATCACAGGCCCTGGTTTTCAGAGCTATAACGCGGCTCTCAATAAGAGCTGGGTTCTGATTCCAGGCCACGAGAACACGGCACTCACCTTCCGTGCTGAGGCGTTCAACTTCCTCAACCACCCCACGCCGGACAACCCCAACCTGACATACACCTCTAGCCAATTTGGTCTGAGTACAACCAAGGGTGGCGCAAACGGGAATGGTGGCGGGCAGTCAGCCGGAAACGGCTATGAAGCGGCCCGTCAGTTCCAGTTCAGTCTGCGAGCGTCCTTCTAA